The following nucleotide sequence is from Leopardus geoffroyi isolate Oge1 chromosome D4, O.geoffroyi_Oge1_pat1.0, whole genome shotgun sequence.
TGGGGCGGGCAGGGTGCTTGAGGAGACGGAGGCTGCCCCCACTGTAAGGGGCTCGTTTTCCTCTCTGTTTGGGAGAGCAGAGCGAGCCAGGCCTCCACACACGGAATTTGGAATGGAGTGATTTCCGCAGAGGCAGTTTGATGCCTGGTGGGGTGAGGCTGCCGCTTCCCGTGGAGGCCAGCagaggccagcagggggcagggaaCCTCTGTGGGTGGCTCGGGTggctcctccccagcctcagtctccccacttgCCAACGGGAGGCGCAGGCCGAGAGATGGCCATGTCTGTGGTTCGCATAGAGGGTGCGCCCTAAGCTGAATTGCAGGCTTTGGGGAGAACCACAGCtacctgccccttcccagctccttctttttttttttttttttttttttttttaacgtttttattatttattttcgggacagagagagacagagcatgaacgggggaggggcagagagagagggagacacagaatcggaagcaggctccaggctctgagccatcagcccagagcccgacgcggggctcgaactcacggaccgcgagatcatgacctgagctgaagtcggacgcccaaccgactgagccacccaggcgccccatcagctcCTTCTTTacagtggggtgggtgggtggggggcacagtcccccacccaccccaccgtACATCCTGAGGACGCTTCCTTTTCCCTGCTAGGTCAGGGCAGGAAGTCACTGGCAGGCCTTTCCCGCAAGCCACTGCCAGGGGGAGGGCAGCTTCCTGCCTCCACATGCCATCCAACCCCACCTGGGGCAGGGGCGAAtcctgtcccctgccccagggGCTCAGCCTGTCAGCACCACCAGCTTCTCCGCTCCTTCCCCCACACGCAGTCTGCCACGGGGGCTGCCCTGACCGCCCCATTGTCAGTACCCACCTCTGCCCTTGCGGCCACCAACCACCTGTCAGAGAGAGCCCGGTATCACAAACCAAGCCCTGCCACACCCCAGACGCCTCTGCAGCCTGAAAATGAAATCCCAGGGTCTTTAAGACGGGGTATCtctgaccccacccccccacccggaGCCAGGTTTCACATTTGGGCACCCCTACCCTCCACCCGCCTCGGTCAGGGAAGGCTCTCCAATGCCATGCTGTTCATCTGGCAGTGGCTGAGGGAAGCCGGGAGGCACGGGCAGAGCAGCGTGGGGGAGGGTCTCTCAAGCACAGGGAGCTCAGAGGCCTTGAGGAGGAGCAGGCCCGATTCCTTCAGGACAAGGAGGCCTGTGTGGCAGGGGTGAAaccgcggggggtgggggcagagagaccaAGAGTCAGCACATGCCATTCTTGTTCTCCCTTTACTGGCAGCTGCCCTCCCTAGAGTGGGCCGAGGGTGGGAGAGGCCAGCGAACTGGTGTGCTTGTGTGGTGTCCCCAGGCCTGGCACAGGTCTGCACACCGGGGCTCTGGCACCGTGGAGGGCAAGGGTGATGTGCCCGCACGACCCGGGCCAGCGGTCCGTTACAGaggaggtcgggggggggggcgcggtctTTCCCCCCACAGACTGCAGGAGGGCATGCCCCCCAGGCCCGGCGCCCTGCCTCtggccttctccccctccccgccgccgtGTCTGGCACAGCCTCGATTCGCCCGGCATGTCaccaaggtggggagggaggtccTCAGAGGTCGTGGGAGCCTGTGTCTGTGATCAACTAGCAACACGCACCCCCACTAACTCCCTCCTGTCAACCTTCACCGCCAAACGCCCGCCCCAGTGCTCACCAGCCTCCTCCAGGCACCCTGCCCAGATcggccccctcctcccacacccctgcTTTCTAGCCTCTGACCCCAGCCTCCATGTTAGCCTGACGGCTGCGCATCAGGGCCGGATGCCCGGTGGTTTGATTTCAACATCCAGCCTTCCACCCACACCGCCAGCGCCCGGCCgcccccctctgcctcctcctgcagCCAGGGCTCAGGCCTGGAACCAGCCCTTGAGGTCCCGGTAGACCCGGTCTCGCGGCAGGCGGGGGTAGTGGGTGCAGACGGCACAGAAGCGCTCTCGCCAGTCCCCAAACAGCCGCACGCGGAGCCGGTCCCGCCAGGCAAAGTAGCGCCGATAGCGGCTCTCGTTCATGCCCGCCAGGAACGAGGCCAGCTCTCGGACCGTGCCGAAGTCGTCCACGTGCACGAAGGCGTCGGCGGGCGCGAAGGCCTCGTAGGTGGCCCTCGGGGGCCCCAGCACCACGGGGACGGTGCCGGCGGCCAGAGCGTTGCGCCAGAACTTCTCGGTGATGTAGTCTCGGTGCTGCGAGTTCTCGAAAGCCAGGTAGAAGAGGTACGGGGCCACGGTGGGCAGCAGGCAGCTGGCACAGAGCGGCCGCCCGCTGGCGCGGCCGAACACGTCCACCCGCAGGTGGGGCGCCAGCTGCCGGTACAGCTGCACGCGCCGCTGCCGCTCCTGGAGGTTGCTGACCACCCAGGCTGCCGTCCCGCTCTTGGCCGGCAGCGGCGGGGCGGGCCCCGCGTGAGGCTCCAGCCGGCCGTAGGGCACGAAGATATCCGAGTCCCGCCGGTAGCTGAGCACCCAATTGAAGATGCCGCCCAGGCGCCCGAGGCCGTGGGTGTGGCTGGGCGACTCCATGGAGGCCCACACCCAGGGCTGCCCCGGCGGCCGCTCGGCCAGGGGCAGGCGGGCCCGCCGGCTCTGCAGCTCGCGGTGGTGAAACACCACGACGTCCGCGCTGGCCAGCAGGCTGCGGTTGGTGCTCAGGCGGCAGCGGGCCACCCCGTAACGGACGCAGGTGTCGCTGGACAGCTCCGGGGGCTGGTCGGCGAAGGGCCAGTGCCAGACGAGGACGGTGAGCGTGGGCGGCGCCGCGGGGACCCTCGCGGGGGCCCACCCGAGCTGCCACAGGAGCCACAGGGTGGAGAGCAGGGCGGCTCCGGCCAGCGTCCCCAGATGCCCGACGCCTCTGAGTGGGGCCACGTCCTACAGGggacaagcggggggggggggcgggggagagcggCTGTCTTCCCGGCGCGCCCCGCGGGCCCCTTCCTCCCGGCCCAGGTCTCCCGGGGGACCACACACTCACCAGCATGGCTCATCCACAGCGCCCGGTTGCAGCCGCCCGAGGATCTCAAATCACAGCAGCCGCTAGGCAGAGGCGCCCTCAAATCACAGCTGCGCCCCCGCGCCCGGCCCCACCTGGAAGCGATCTCCTTTCATCTGCCCAAGATGACAGAAACCAGGGTATCTTCCTGCTCCCGctccgccccggcccccgccctgGGGGTGACCTTTGGCAACAGCCACCATCCTGGTTCACCCGCCTGCCCGCCCGCTGGCTTTCTCCTCCGAGCCTctggctgtgggggaggggggctaggTGGTGCCAGGAGGGGCGCCATCCAGAGCCCACACCAGGCCCCCCGCTCCCCTGCTGAAGGGGCCTggggccagcaggggaggggccgtcCTGGGCCGATGGGGGGGGGCCCCCTTCCCAGAAGAGCGCCCCGCTGGCAAGGACCCAGTCACTGCCCACCACCCAGGCCCGGAAAGCAGGGCGCACTTCCCTGGGAAGCCCCTCCTGCGGTagcatcacccacttcccctgcCCAACGCCTGCCCGCGCTGCCACTCCCAGACCCCCACGAAGACCTGCTGTGCTCAGCGCCCTGCCAGGAGCCTGAGCCTTCGGCCCGCAGCTTCTCACGGCGCTGCCccgcccctcctcacccctgccgCCTCTAGCACGCCTGCCTCGCCACAGAACCCAGGTTCCCAGGGAGGGGGACTGCCCCGGGGTCCCGGGAGCGTCCACACCAGGCCACAGCACGTGCCTAGAAAGGGCAGGCGCCAGCCTGGGCCTGGCCCCAGGGTGGGCTGCAGGGCCACGCGCCTTCTTTCCTCACCCGAGGACACATGTCCACGGAAGTCCCAGGGTCCCGGCCAGCCTGGAGTATGGGCAGAGGCCTGCCCTTGGGGGCCTCCGGGCCTCTTCCTCCGGGTGCCACAgcccaggatgggggtggggacagggagggggcttTCCAGGGTGGAAAGGGAAGGAGTCGCTGTGTCCCTGACGCTGGCAGGTAGGGGGCCGGTGCCTGCTCCaggaaaaggaaggcagaagtCCAGAggccttctcccccccccccaccgctgcccTCGGGCCAGCTCTGGGGGCCCAGGCCTGGAGGTCAagttccttccccttcttctccagTTCCTCTGAGCGGGAGACACGGCAAACCAGCAAGGTCGGCCTCCCCTGAGCTCTGGCCCCCTCCCCACGCTCAGCTCAGCCAGCGCCCGTCTGCCTCCTTCATCCTGGCTGGACCCTCACGTGGTCCCCGACGTGCCAGGGCAAGGACTGGCCCTCGTGCTCAGCTTCTGGAGGCCTCAGGCCGGTCCCGCTCTTGAATCTGCGGGATGGCTGTTGTGGAAGGAAGGGCAAACAGGAACTGTTGGCTGGGTCTGCTGCCCCACCCCATTCTGGGGACCTTGCAGAGCCCGCTGTGCCCATCCTTTTTCACTTTGTGGCACCTGAAGCTGCTGGCCtctcccagcccccgcccccccagtgAGGACCAGactgctgtcagggtggagccggGAGCTGGCGTGAGATCCACGGAGGAGACAGAGGCCGGTGCAGGAGAGGGGGCAGTGTGGCATCTGTGGGGCTCCCCTGCCGCCGCATAACCTCCGAGCTGCAGTGGGGCTTTGCGCAAcgtggaaggaggggagggaggctgtggggtCTGGCGGCAACCATCTGGCAGCCTGTGGTGTGGGTGCCGCAGCCAGGCCTGACTCGCTGCCGGTGGTCACCAGGGACTGCCCggagcagccccccccccccgccccgccgacGTTTAGGGGGATGCCCCGGGTGGCGCTGAGCCTTTGGCCCCACCCTGGCATCTCTTCACTGACGGGGGTACCACAGAGCAGCCACGCCCCGGCCTCAGCCCACCTCTCCTGCGGCAGGTACCcagcaggtgggcaggggccgATCCCACGGCAGCAGCTAGGACCTGGCTTCTGGCTGCTGGCACCCGTGCCCTTCCTGTTTGCGCGGCCAGGCTGGCCAAGGCGCTCACCACAGGCCTCACCCACACCCACAGCCCGCTGCCTTTCTGGGTGGATTGAAAGGaccctccccgccctccgccGCAGGTCCACTGCTCCCCAGTCGCACACCTGCCAGCTCGGGTTGGCGGCCCCCTGTCATGAAAACCTGCCGGCTGGGAAATGGGGCCCTGAGGTTTGGCCTAGAAACAGGTCAGAATGAGACGCTCTCAGGGGAAAGTCAAGAAGGTGAGAAAGCGTGAGTCAAAGGGAAAGCGGGGGCCTCATCCTGCCGCCTCACCCCGGGCCCTGTGACTCTCTGGGACGCAGGCGGGCACCCAACGCCATCTCTGCAGCCCGTGAGCATCTTGGGAGCAGGAGCGTACCGTGGCTCCCCCGGCTGAGCCCTCGGGGCTGCTTCGGGGCCGGCCTCCTTGTGGGCACCCACTGAAGGAAccacagatgggggtggggggccctgccCCAGACGGAGGGCGGGCCACTGGCCACCTCCCCCTCGCAGACAGTGGCCAGGCAGCAGCACCTAGGGCGGTGGAGGGCTGGACCAGCGTTAGCGCCAGCCTGGGGGGCTGCCTCAGGGAAGGGGGGGCCACAGCCTAGCTGCCTGCCGGCCAAGGGTTATCCTGAGCAGGGCAGAGTCCGTGCCTGTGCCCAGAAGGCCCCCTGGTGGCCGTGCTCCAAAGACACGTGCTCCCgcaggggagggagcaagggCAGCACACCCTTCATTGTCAAAGGCACGATGATGCTGGGGGTTCAGGGAAGCCTTTGGAAGGCGGGTGCAGAGAGTGGCAGGTAGGCAAGGAGCCCCCAGGCTGGGGGTGCAGCACGAGGGCTGTGCCGGGAGCCAGTTGCCGCGGGAGACAACTCTGATCTCGAGCTGCAGAGGCCACGGGGACCAGCCACAAGGGCACACAGGTCCAGGCCAGCAGCACAGCGCCTCCTCTCCTACCCCTTCCCTTCC
It contains:
- the FUT7 gene encoding alpha-(1,3)-fucosyltransferase 7, with amino-acid sequence MLDVAPLRGVGHLGTLAGAALLSTLWLLWQLGWAPARVPAAPPTLTVLVWHWPFADQPPELSSDTCVRYGVARCRLSTNRSLLASADVVVFHHRELQSRRARLPLAERPPGQPWVWASMESPSHTHGLGRLGGIFNWVLSYRRDSDIFVPYGRLEPHAGPAPPLPAKSGTAAWVVSNLQERQRRVQLYRQLAPHLRVDVFGRASGRPLCASCLLPTVAPYLFYLAFENSQHRDYITEKFWRNALAAGTVPVVLGPPRATYEAFAPADAFVHVDDFGTVRELASFLAGMNESRYRRYFAWRDRLRVRLFGDWRERFCAVCTHYPRLPRDRVYRDLKGWFQA